One genomic segment of Chelonia mydas isolate rCheMyd1 chromosome 1, rCheMyd1.pri.v2, whole genome shotgun sequence includes these proteins:
- the STOML3 gene encoding stomatin-like protein 3 isoform X3 — MCLKIVKEYERAVVFRLGRIVSKRAKGPGLIIVLPCTDVFTRVDLRTVTSNIPLQEILTKDSITTQVDGVVYYKIYSAVCSVANVTDAHLATNLLAQTTLRNVLGTQSLSQILSGREKIAHNIQSILDNATSKWGIQVARVEIKDVRIPMEMQRAMAAEAESTRDARAQIIAAEGEKNASEALKQASMVLVEAPSALQLRYLQTLAMLATEKNSTIVLPLPMNMLQGFYKQ, encoded by the exons ATGTGCCTGAAG ATTGTCAAGGAATATGAGCGTGCTGTTGTATTTCGGCTGGGACGTATAGTGTCTAAAAGAGCAAAAGGCCCAG gTTTGATAATAGTCCTTCCGTGTACGGATGTTTTTACCAGGGTTGATCTTAGAACTGTTACCAGTAACATTCCCCTACAAGAG ATTCTTACGAAAGATTCTATAACTACCCAAGTTGATGGAGTGGTCTACTATAAAATCTACAGTGCTGTCTGTTCAGTGGCTAATGTCACGGATGCCCATTTAGCCACCAACCTGCTGGCACAGACCACTTTGAGAAATGTTCTAGGCACCCAAAGCTTGTCCCAGATCTTGTCTGGTCGAGAAAAGATTGCCCACAATATCCAG tctatccTCGATAATGCCACCAGTAAATGGGGAATCCAGGTAGCACGTGTGGAAATCAAAGACGTCAGGATCCCTATGGAGATGCAAAGAGCTATGGCTGCTGAAGCTGAATCAACACGAGATGCTAGAGCTCAG ATCATAGCAGCAGAAGGAGAAAAGAATGCTTCTGAAGCACTGAAGCAGGCCTCCATGGTGCTGGTTGAGGCTCCATCAGCCCTCCAGCTGCGCTACTTGCAGACCTTGGCCATGCTAGCTACTGAGAAGAATTCCACCATTGTCTTACCTCTGCCCATGAATATGCTGCAGGGTTTTTATAAACAATAA
- the STOML3 gene encoding stomatin-like protein 3 isoform X2, whose protein sequence is MLLLPGTEQEWSLRTFTDKKEGIGACGWILVSLSVLFVLITFPFSIWMCLKIVKEYERAVVFRLGRIVSKRAKGPGLIIVLPCTDVFTRVDLRTVTSNIPLQEILTKDSITTQVDGVVYYKIYSAVCSVANVTDAHLATNLLAQTTLRNVLGTQSLSQILSGREKIAHNIQSILDNATSKWGIQVARVEIKDVRIPMEMQRAMAAEAESTRDARAQIIAAEGEKNASEALKQASMVLVEAPSALQLRYLQTLAMLATEKNSTIVLPLPMNMLQGFYKQ, encoded by the exons atgctgcttttgccagggacagaacaggaatggagtcttagaactttta cAGATAAGAAGGAAGGAATTGGGGCCTGTGGTTGGATCCTGGTTTCTCTTTCAGTCCTGTTCGTGCTTATTACCTTTCCTTTCTCCATCTGGATGTGCCTGAAG ATTGTCAAGGAATATGAGCGTGCTGTTGTATTTCGGCTGGGACGTATAGTGTCTAAAAGAGCAAAAGGCCCAG gTTTGATAATAGTCCTTCCGTGTACGGATGTTTTTACCAGGGTTGATCTTAGAACTGTTACCAGTAACATTCCCCTACAAGAG ATTCTTACGAAAGATTCTATAACTACCCAAGTTGATGGAGTGGTCTACTATAAAATCTACAGTGCTGTCTGTTCAGTGGCTAATGTCACGGATGCCCATTTAGCCACCAACCTGCTGGCACAGACCACTTTGAGAAATGTTCTAGGCACCCAAAGCTTGTCCCAGATCTTGTCTGGTCGAGAAAAGATTGCCCACAATATCCAG tctatccTCGATAATGCCACCAGTAAATGGGGAATCCAGGTAGCACGTGTGGAAATCAAAGACGTCAGGATCCCTATGGAGATGCAAAGAGCTATGGCTGCTGAAGCTGAATCAACACGAGATGCTAGAGCTCAG ATCATAGCAGCAGAAGGAGAAAAGAATGCTTCTGAAGCACTGAAGCAGGCCTCCATGGTGCTGGTTGAGGCTCCATCAGCCCTCCAGCTGCGCTACTTGCAGACCTTGGCCATGCTAGCTACTGAGAAGAATTCCACCATTGTCTTACCTCTGCCCATGAATATGCTGCAGGGTTTTTATAAACAATAA
- the STOML3 gene encoding stomatin-like protein 3 isoform X1, with product MDSGRGYLGKESKEMLVADKKEGIGACGWILVSLSVLFVLITFPFSIWMCLKIVKEYERAVVFRLGRIVSKRAKGPGLIIVLPCTDVFTRVDLRTVTSNIPLQEILTKDSITTQVDGVVYYKIYSAVCSVANVTDAHLATNLLAQTTLRNVLGTQSLSQILSGREKIAHNIQSILDNATSKWGIQVARVEIKDVRIPMEMQRAMAAEAESTRDARAQIIAAEGEKNASEALKQASMVLVEAPSALQLRYLQTLAMLATEKNSTIVLPLPMNMLQGFYKQ from the exons ATGGATTCTGGGAGAGGCTACCTTGGGAAAGAGAGTAAGGAGATGCTAGTTG cAGATAAGAAGGAAGGAATTGGGGCCTGTGGTTGGATCCTGGTTTCTCTTTCAGTCCTGTTCGTGCTTATTACCTTTCCTTTCTCCATCTGGATGTGCCTGAAG ATTGTCAAGGAATATGAGCGTGCTGTTGTATTTCGGCTGGGACGTATAGTGTCTAAAAGAGCAAAAGGCCCAG gTTTGATAATAGTCCTTCCGTGTACGGATGTTTTTACCAGGGTTGATCTTAGAACTGTTACCAGTAACATTCCCCTACAAGAG ATTCTTACGAAAGATTCTATAACTACCCAAGTTGATGGAGTGGTCTACTATAAAATCTACAGTGCTGTCTGTTCAGTGGCTAATGTCACGGATGCCCATTTAGCCACCAACCTGCTGGCACAGACCACTTTGAGAAATGTTCTAGGCACCCAAAGCTTGTCCCAGATCTTGTCTGGTCGAGAAAAGATTGCCCACAATATCCAG tctatccTCGATAATGCCACCAGTAAATGGGGAATCCAGGTAGCACGTGTGGAAATCAAAGACGTCAGGATCCCTATGGAGATGCAAAGAGCTATGGCTGCTGAAGCTGAATCAACACGAGATGCTAGAGCTCAG ATCATAGCAGCAGAAGGAGAAAAGAATGCTTCTGAAGCACTGAAGCAGGCCTCCATGGTGCTGGTTGAGGCTCCATCAGCCCTCCAGCTGCGCTACTTGCAGACCTTGGCCATGCTAGCTACTGAGAAGAATTCCACCATTGTCTTACCTCTGCCCATGAATATGCTGCAGGGTTTTTATAAACAATAA